Proteins from one Oncorhynchus tshawytscha isolate Ot180627B linkage group LG16, Otsh_v2.0, whole genome shotgun sequence genomic window:
- the LOC112232542 gene encoding 5-hydroxytryptamine receptor 6-like produces MSTTAMGDSALTGLEAAGVDAVNPLGSSNGSLSTSSAWGISGSGPWLLACMLTLIILMTACGNTLLITLVFAQRSLRNTSNCFLVSLFLSDLMVALVVMPPAMLNVLCGAWVLSPGFCPVWLCFDVMCCSASILNLCVISLDRYLLIISPLRYKQRMTLPRALLLVGGAWGLAALASFLPIKMNWHSLGHRSHHFPMHWAGSANISTYPELSLRYPASYFQLSPADGLSFQCCLRVTLPFALVASVLTFFLPSSAICFTYCRILLVARRQARRVAALSHPPYPQHSPRGPSQPPSPGGCAAGHAHHDREDYNQERSIPYLLLPCLSFYPQLSVNSERRLAHRQGRRAVKASLTLGVLLGLFFSAWLPFFITNMAQAVCECVPPALFDAITWLGYCNSTMNPIIYPLFMRDFKRALGRLLPCCSTRSPHRPSPELSLCNSGEPNLPTEPPSLASDPRQPPATATDAVNLYDAEHAGIELPLLLPNQVDTLD; encoded by the exons ATGTCAACTACCGCTATGGGCGACTCTGCCTTAACTGGCTTAGAGGCAGCAGGTGTGGATGCTGTTAACCCTTTAGGGAGCTCCAATGGCAGCTTGTCCACGAGCAGTGCCTGGGGCATCAGTGGCAGCGGTCCGTGGCTGTTGGCGTGCATGTTAACCCTCATCATCCTGATGACGGCTTGTGGAAACACTCTGCTGATCACTCTGGTGTTTGCCCAGCGCTCCTTACGCAACACCTCCAACTGTTTCCTggtgtctctcttcctgtcggACCTGATGGTGGCGCTGGTGGTGATGCCGCCAGCCATGCTCAATGTGCTGTGCGGGGCCTGGGTGTTGTCGCCGGGCTTTTGCCCCGTGTGGCTCTGCTTCGACGTCATGTGCTGCAGTGCCTCCATTCTCAACCTGTGTGTGATCAGCCTGGACCGCTACCTCCTCATCATCTCGCCTCTACGTTACAAGCAGAGGATGACGCTTCCCCGGGCCCTGCTTCTGGTGGGAGGGGCCTGGGGTCTGGCCGCCCTCGCCTCCTTCTTGCCCatcaagatgaactggcacagctTGGGTCACCGAAGTCACCATTTCCCAATGCACTGGGCTGGCAGTGCCAACATCAGCACATACCCAGAGCTAAGCTTGCGGTACCCCGCTTCCTACTTCCAGCTGTCACCCGCTGATGGCCTGTCCTTCCAGTGTTGTCTGCGGGTCACCCTACCCTTTGCCCTGGTGGCATccgtcctcaccttcttcctgcCATCCAGCGCTATCTGCTTCACCTACTGTCGGATTCTCCTGGTGGCACGGAGACAGGCAAGGCGAGTGGCGGCGCTAAGTCACCCTCCGTACCCGCAACATTCGCCCAGAGGGCCTTCTCAGCCTCCCTCACCAGGTGGGTGCGCCGCGGGACATGCTCACCATGACAGAGAAGACTACAATCAGGAGCGCTCTAT TCCTTATCTCTTACTGCCCTGTCTGTCCTTCTATCCTCAGTTGTCAGTGAACAGCGAGCGGCGGCTGGCCCACAGGCAGGGCCGGAGGGCAGTGAAGGCCAGTCTGACCCTGGGAGTCCTGCTGGGCCTCTTCTTCAGCGCCTGGCTACCCTTCTTCATCACCAACATGGCCCAG GCGGTATGCGAGTGTGTTCCCCCGGCACTCTTCGATGCCATCACTTGGCTGGGCTACTGTAACAGCACCATGAACCCCATTATCTACCCGCTGTTCATGCGTGACTTCAAACGGGCCCTGGGGCGACTGCTGCCCTGCTGCTCTACCCGCTCGCCCCACAGACCCTCGCCGGAGCTCTCCCTCTGCAACTCTGGTGAGCCCAACCTGCCCACAGAGCCCCCCTCCCTGGCTTCCGATCCCCGACAGCCCCCCGCCACCGCCACAGACGCCGTCAACTTGTATGATGCAGAGCATGCTGGGATTGAGCTGCCCTTGCTGCTGCCTAATCAGGTGGACACGCTGGACTGA